CCCCCCCCACTTCGCGCCCGTCTCCCCCTCTCGGCCCGTCTCCCCCTTTCGGCCCGTCTCCCCCTTTCGGCTCCTCTCCCCCTTTCGGCTCCTCTCCCCCTTTCGGCCCGTCTCCCCCTCTCGGCCCGTCTCCCCCTTTCGGCCCGTCTGCTCCTTTCCACCCTTCGCACTTTTCGCACTTTTCGCACCTTTCCCCCACCCCCCATCGCTCCCTCCCCCTGCCTCTCCCCCGGAAGTTCCCCATGCCCTACGACCCCCTGACCGTGAAGCAGACCCTGGTGTCGTCCCTGGTGTCGGAGTTGGCGCGGATGGCCGAGAGCGCCGTCCGCTCGGCGGAGGAGGCCACCGGCGAAATGTACGTGGGGTCCGACCGGACCCGCAACCGGGGCGAGCGCGGCAAGTTCCTGGAGTCGGCCTACTACCTCACCGCCCGGGCAAAGCAGGCCGAGGAGTACGCCGCCCTGGCGCGGCGCCTCCGGGAGATGGACCTCTCCCCTGCACGGAAGGCCCGGGAGGGGGCCCTGCTCCACCTCCGCGAAGAGGGGCGGGACGGGACCCTGCGCCTCTTCCTCGCCCCCGGGGGCATGGGGAGCCGCCTGGAGGCGGGCCCTTTCCCCGTGGAGGTGGTCAGCCCCGATTCCCCCCTGGGGCGGGCCCTGTCCGGCAAGCGCCCCGCCGCCCGCGTCTGCGTGAACCTTCCCGCCGGATCACGGTCGTTCCTGATCCTGTCCGTGGAATGAGGTGTCCGCCTTTTTCCG
This genomic interval from Acidobacteriota bacterium contains the following:
- a CDS encoding GreA/GreB family elongation factor codes for the protein MPYDPLTVKQTLVSSLVSELARMAESAVRSAEEATGEMYVGSDRTRNRGERGKFLESAYYLTARAKQAEEYAALARRLREMDLSPARKAREGALLHLREEGRDGTLRLFLAPGGMGSRLEAGPFPVEVVSPDSPLGRALSGKRPAARVCVNLPAGSRSFLILSVE